A single Phoenix dactylifera cultivar Barhee BC4 chromosome 1, palm_55x_up_171113_PBpolish2nd_filt_p, whole genome shotgun sequence DNA region contains:
- the LOC103699278 gene encoding putative multidrug resistance protein, translated as MEKGEGGKGSKKRGSSSSISSFRTIFMHADTVDMWLMALGFLGATGDGLSTPVMLFITSKVFNNLGSGFSSSIDSSQFVHHIDTNSVDLLYLACGSWVMSFLEGYCWTRTGERQASRMRARYLKAVLRQDVEYFDLKVASTSEVITSVSSDSLVIQDVLSEKVPNFIMNGATFFGSYMVGFFLVWRMALVALPTVVLLIIPGLMYGRILTSLAREIREEYNKAGTIAEQAISSVRTVYSFVAESRTMAKFSAALDDSVKLGLRQGLAKGIAIGSNSVTFAIWAFLVWYGSRLVMYHGGKGGTVFAVGAAIVVGGLALGSGLSNLKYFSEASSAGERIMEVIKRIPKIDSDSMEGEVLENVSGNVEFRAVKFAYPSRTENLIFRDFSLKVPAGRTVALVGGSGSGKSTAIALLERFYDPSGGEILVDGVDIRRLQLKWLRSQMGLVSQEPALFAASIKENVLFGKEDASTEEVVAAAKASNAHNFISQLPLGYDTQVGERGVQMSGGQKQRIAIARAIIKSPKILLLDEATSALDSESERIVQEALDLATVGRTTIVIAHRLSTIRNADIIAVVQAGQVMEIGSHDELIRSEDGLYSSFVRLQQTSTAGEEGAAASSSMMNLALSSHLGSSSSMSQRFSAASRSSSARSFGNAGPADESEPEALPVPSFRRLLMLNVPEWKQALLGSLSATVFGAVQPLYAFAMGSMISVYFLTDHDDIKSKTRTYSLIFVSLSVFSFLINIGQHYNFGAMGEYLTKRVRERMLSKILTFEVAWFDQDENSTGAICSRLAKDANVVRSLVGDRMALIIQTVSAVTIACTMGLIIAWRLALVMIAVQPVIIVCFYARRVLLKSMSGKAIKSQSESSKLAAEAVSNLRTVTAFSSQDRILRLFDHAQEGPRRESIRQSWFAGLGLATSQSLMTCTWSLDFWYGGRLISHGYITAKALFQTFMVLVSTGRVIADAGSMTTDLAKGADAAGSVFAILDRFTRIEPEDSEGHHPEKLIGDVDIRGVEFAYPARPDVIIFRGFTLSIQAGKSTALVGQSGCGKSTIIGLIERFYDPLKGTVRIDGRDIKSYHLRSLRRHIGLVGQEPTLFAGTIRENILYGTEGATEAEIESAARAANAHDFISNLEEGYDTWCGDRGVQLSGGQKQRVAIARAILKNPAILLLDEATSALDSQSEKVVQEALERVMVGRTSVVVAHRLSTIQNCDLIAVLEKGVVVEKGTHASLLAKGPTGSYYGLVSLQRGNKGGQS; from the exons ATGGAGAAAGGAGAAGGGGGTAAGGGGAGCAAGAAGAGAGGAAGCTCGTCTTCCATCTCTTCTTTTAGGACGATCTTTATGCATGCAGATACTGTGGATATGTGGCTGATGGCTTTGGGCTTTCTCGGCGCCACGGGAGACGGACTTTCGACGCCCGTCATGCTTTTCATCACCAGCAAGGTCTTCAACAATCTGGGCTCCGGCTTCTCTTCTTCCATTGACTCTTCTCAATTCGTTCACCACATTGACACG AATTCGGTGGATTTGCTCTACTTGGCTTGCGGCTCGTGGGTGATGTCTTTCTTAG AGGGATATTGCTGGACGAGAACGGGAGAGCGACAAGCATCGCGGATGCGAGCGCGATACCTGAAGGCAGTTCTCAGGCAGGACGTGGAGTATTTCGACCTCAAGGTGGCTTCCACGAGCGAAGTTATCACCAGCGTCTCCAGCGACAGCCTCGTCATTCAAGACGTCCTTAGTGAAAAG GTGCCCAACTTCATAATGAACGGGGCTACATTCTTTGGCAGCTACATGGTGGGGTTCTTTCTAGTATGGAGGATGGCCCTGGTGGCCCTCCCCACGGTGGTGCTCCTCATCATACCTGGCCTCATGTACGGCAGGATTCTTACGAGCCTCGCCAGAGAGATTCGCGAGGAGTACAACAAGGCCGGCACCATCGCCGAGCAGGCCATCTCCTCGGTCCGGACCGTGTACTCCTTCGTCGCGGAGTCCCGCACCATGGCCAAGTTTTCTGCCGCGCTCGATGACTCGGTGAAGCTCGGGCTCCGGCAGGGCCTGGCCAAGGGCATCGCCATCGGGAGTAACAGCGTTACCTTTGCCATCTGGGCCTTCTTGGTTTGGTACGGTAGCCGGCTCGTCATGTACCATGGCGGCAAAGGCGGCACCGTCTTTGCCGTCGGAGCTGCGATCGTTGTCGGTGGCCT AGCTCTTGGGTCGGGGCTTTCGAATTTGAAATATTTCTCGGAGGCGAGCTCGGCGGGGGAGCGGATCATGGAGGTGATCAAAAGAATACCGAAGATTGATTCGGACAGCATGGAGGGTGAGGTCTTGGAGAACGTATCAGGAAATGTGGAGTTCAGAGCGGTCAAGTTCGCATACCCATCGCGGACGGAGAACCTCATCTTCAGGGACTTCAGCCTGAAGGTGCCGGCGGGGAGAACGGTGGCGCTGGTCGGCGGCAGCGGGTCGGGGAAGTCGACGGCGATTGCGCTGCTGGAGAGGTTCTACGATCCATCCGGTGGAGAGATTTTGGTGGACGGGGTGGACATCAGGAGGCTCCAGCTCAAGTGGTTGCGGTCACAGATGGGACTGGTGAGCCAAGAGCCGGCTCTCTTTGCGGCTTCCATCAAAGAAAACGTACTTTTCGGCAAGGAAGATGCCTCcacggaggaggtggtggcagcgGCCAAGGCCTCCAATGCCCACAACTTCATCTCTCAGCTGCCTCTGGGATACGACACTCAG GTTGGAGAAAGAGGCGTTCAGATGTCTGGAGGTCAGAAGCAGAGGATAGCAATAGCCCGGGCAATTATCAAGTCGCCTAAGATACTTCTCCTAGATGAGGCCACGAGCGCGCTGGACTCGGAGTCGGAGCGAATCGTCCAGGAAGCGCTCGATCTGGCGACGGTCGGCCGGACCACCATCGTCATCGCTCACCGCCTCTCCACCATAAGGAATGCGGACATCATCGCCGTGGTCCAAGCCGGCCAGGTCATGGAAATCGGTTCGCACGACGAGCTCATCCGCAGCGAGGACGGGCTCTACTCGTCCTTCGTTCGGCTCCAGCAGACCTCGACGGCAGGCGAAGAAGGCGCCGCCGCATCCTCGTCGATGATGAACTTAGCATTATCGTCTCATCtgggcagcagcagcagcatgaGCCAGAGGTTCTCCGCCGCCAGCAGGTCCAGCTCCGCACGGTCTTTTGGGAACGCCGGGCCGGCGGACGAGTCGGAACCCGAAGCACTTCCGGTGCCTTCGTTCCGGAGGTTGCTGATGCTGAACGTGCCGGAGTGGAAGCAGGCATTGCTGGGTAGCTTGAGCGCCACCGTGTTCGGGGCAGTACAGCCGCTGTACGCATTTGCTATGGGAAGCATGATCTCAGTTTATTTCTTGACCGACCACGATGacatcaagtcgaagacgaggACTTATTCTCTCATCTTCGTCTCGCTGTCGGTGTTCTCCTTCTTGATCAATATCGGGCAGCACTACAACTTCGGAGCCATGGGAGAGTATCTCACCAAGAGGGTCAGGGAGCGGATGCTGTCCAAGATTCTAACGTTCGAAGTGGCCTGGTTCGACCAGGATGAGAATTCAACAGGAGCCATCTGCTCTCGTCTCGCCAAGGATGCCAATGTG GTGAGATCACTGGTGGGTGATCGGATGGCTCTGATCATTCAGACCGTGTCTGCAGTCACCATCGCATGCACCATGGGTCTAATCATCGCATGGAGGCTGGCCCTGGTTATGATTGCCGTCCAGCCGGTGATCATCGTATGCTTTTACGCCCGTCGAGTCCTCCTGAAGAGCATGTCCGGCAAGGCCATCAAGTCCCAGTCGGAGAGCAGCAAGCTCGCCGCCGAGGCGGTCTCCAACCTTCGCACCGTCACCGCCTTCTCCTCCCAGGATCGCATCCTTCGCTTGTTCGATCACGCGCAAGAGGGCCCTCGGCGGGAGAGCATTCGGCAGTCCTGGTTCGCGGGGCTCGGCCTTGCCACCTCCCAAAGCCTCATGACCTGCACCTGGTCCCTCGACTTTTGGTACGGCGGCAGGCTCATCTCCCACGGCTACATCACCGCGAAAGCGCTCTTCCAGACCTTCATGGTCCTCGTCAGCACCGGCCGTGTCATTGCGGATGCCGGCAGCATGACCACCGATCTCGCCAAGGGCGCCGATGCCGCGGGCTCGGTGTTCGCGATTCTGGATCGGTTCACTCGCATCGAGCCTGAGGACTCGGAGGGCCACCATCCGGAGAAGCTGATCGGCGACGTGGACATCCGCGGCGTCGAGTTCGCCTACCCCGCGCGCCCGGACGTGATCATCTTCAGAGGTTTCACCCTCAGCATCCAGGCAGGGAAGTCCACGGCATTGGTGGGGCAAAGTGGGTGCGGCAAGTCGACCATCATCGGACTCATCGAACGTTTCTATGACCCATTAAAGGGGACGGTGAGGATTGACGGCAGAGACATAAAGTCGTACCACCTTCGTTCTCTGAGGCGGCACATCGGACTGGTAGGACAGGAGCCGACTCTGTTTGCTGGGACCATTCGAGAGAACATCTTGTATGGGACGGAAGGAGCGACGGAGGCCGAGATAGAGAGCGCGGCGAGGGCAGCCAACGCTCATGACTTCATCAGCAACCTGGAGGAAGGATATGACACTTGGTGTGGGGATCGTGGGGTGCAACTCTCGGGGGGACAGAAGCAGCGGGTTGCAATTGCGAGGGCAATTCTAAAGAACCCGGCGATCCTGTTATTGGATGAAGCAACAAGCGCATTGGACAGTCAATCAGAGAAGGTGGTGCAGGAGGCATTAGAGAGGGTGATGGTGGGGAGGACGAGTGTGGTGGTGGCTCACCGGTTGAGTACCATACAGAATTGTGACCTCATAGCGGTGCTCGAGAAAGGGGTGGTGGTGGAGAAGGGGACTCATGCCTCCCTTCTGGCCAAGGGGCCGACAGGATCTTACTACGGGTTAGTCAGCCTCCAACGAGGCAACAAGGGGGGGCAATCCTAA